In a single window of the Catalinimonas alkaloidigena genome:
- a CDS encoding plastocyanin/azurin family copper-binding protein has product MAQKESRYYAIQDVPIPDSVELEVGGIAFNDRDQLGVATRRGEIWLIDQPYGKSPQYTRFASGLHEPLFLSFNKGSFYTTQRAELTKMTDTDGDGKADLFNVIYAWPLAGNYHEYSYGPLFLPNGDMLVTLNLGWEGKGKSLSKWHGWMLKITEDGKMTPFAAGMRSPAGIGLDANGEVFFAENQGDWIGSGRITHLNEGDFAGHPASLRWAGEPESPIDDLTLDDFPDSIGRMYDFAKEHPRVKLPTIWFPHTLMGISTSAILAIKDERFGPFKGQLLVGDQGHSKVMRAFLEKVDGEYQGACFPFREGFSSGILRTAWGSDHSLFVGMTSRGWPATGKAPFGLQRLVWTGKTPFEIKAMRALHEGFELEFTQPVNRQQAADPKAYQMTSFTYLYHRRYGSPIVDQLTCEVTEAKVSADGKRVTLTVNGLREGYIHELKLKGITAQNGTELLHPLGYYTLNHIPGGAGDHQHHVAMMQQQAAQGEAGEGCGTDPTKSVSTQPADWANGPDVTITIGTKPGLKYDLEAFEIEEGSRVKVVFQNSDDMLHNLVITTPGSADKVGKAAMDLGIDGSKLGYIPDLDDVLYHTCLMQPETSQAIYFTAPKVGDYPYVCTFPGHYYVMRGLMKVVGSSKAAK; this is encoded by the coding sequence ATGGCGCAGAAGGAAAGTCGCTACTACGCGATTCAGGACGTGCCGATTCCCGACAGCGTCGAATTGGAAGTGGGCGGCATCGCCTTCAACGACCGGGACCAGCTGGGCGTGGCGACACGGCGCGGCGAAATCTGGCTGATCGACCAACCCTACGGGAAAAGTCCGCAATACACACGCTTTGCGTCCGGGCTGCACGAGCCGCTGTTTCTTTCGTTCAACAAAGGATCGTTCTACACGACGCAGCGGGCGGAACTGACCAAAATGACCGACACGGACGGGGACGGAAAAGCCGACCTGTTCAACGTCATTTACGCCTGGCCGCTGGCCGGGAATTACCATGAGTACTCGTACGGACCGCTGTTCCTGCCGAACGGCGACATGTTGGTCACCCTCAACCTGGGCTGGGAGGGGAAAGGCAAGAGTCTCTCGAAGTGGCACGGCTGGATGCTGAAAATCACGGAAGATGGGAAGATGACGCCCTTTGCCGCCGGGATGCGTTCGCCTGCCGGAATTGGACTCGATGCGAACGGCGAGGTCTTTTTCGCGGAAAACCAGGGCGACTGGATCGGTTCGGGCCGGATTACCCATCTGAACGAAGGCGATTTTGCGGGACACCCTGCCAGCCTGCGGTGGGCCGGCGAACCCGAATCGCCCATCGACGACCTGACGCTGGACGACTTTCCCGATTCCATCGGGCGGATGTACGATTTCGCGAAGGAACATCCGCGCGTCAAGCTCCCGACCATCTGGTTCCCGCATACACTGATGGGCATTTCCACCTCGGCCATCCTCGCCATCAAGGACGAACGCTTTGGGCCGTTCAAAGGGCAGTTGCTGGTGGGTGACCAGGGCCACAGCAAAGTGATGCGCGCCTTCCTCGAAAAAGTCGACGGCGAGTACCAGGGGGCGTGTTTTCCCTTCCGCGAAGGCTTTTCGTCGGGCATCCTCCGTACGGCGTGGGGCAGCGACCACTCCCTGTTTGTCGGCATGACCAGCCGGGGATGGCCCGCGACCGGCAAAGCGCCCTTCGGGTTGCAGCGACTCGTCTGGACCGGCAAGACGCCTTTCGAGATCAAAGCGATGCGTGCCCTGCACGAAGGCTTCGAACTGGAATTTACACAACCCGTGAACCGCCAACAGGCGGCCGACCCGAAGGCGTACCAGATGACCAGCTTCACGTACCTCTACCACCGCCGCTACGGCAGCCCCATCGTCGACCAGTTGACCTGCGAAGTGACCGAGGCGAAGGTGTCGGCCGACGGCAAACGCGTCACCCTGACGGTAAACGGCCTGCGCGAGGGCTACATCCACGAACTGAAACTCAAAGGGATTACGGCGCAGAACGGCACTGAATTGCTCCACCCGCTGGGCTACTACACGCTGAACCACATTCCCGGCGGCGCAGGTGATCACCAGCACCACGTTGCCATGATGCAGCAACAGGCGGCGCAGGGCGAAGCCGGCGAAGGTTGTGGCACCGATCCGACCAAGAGCGTTTCGACCCAACCCGCCGACTGGGCCAACGGTCCGGACGTGACCATCACCATCGGCACGAAGCCCGGCCTGAAATACGATCTGGAAGCGTTTGAAATCGAAGAAGGCAGCCGCGTAAAAGTGGTGTTTCAGAACTCGGACGACATGCTACACAACCTGGTCATCACGACGCCGGGCAGCGCCGATAAAGTCGGGAAAGCCGCCATGGACCTGGGCATCGACGGCTCAAAACTGGGCTACATTCCCGACCTGGACGATGTGCTTTACCACACGTGCCTCATGCAACCCGAAACCTCGCAGGCGATTTACTTCACCGCGCCGAAGGTGGGCGATTACCCCTACGTCTGCACCTTCCCCGGCCACTATTACGTGATGCGTGGTCTGATGAAAGTCGTCGGCAGTTCCAAAGCCGCGAAGTAG
- a CDS encoding family 16 glycoside hydrolase translates to MWKSFVGVAVLGLLVACQGDDSAQETDLFAEETTITELPLTSVSLDNLEAFQPASNNGWQVVGDAYADRTKSHDLSVSEGTGILVSQGQDAVLRTTWEHGDMDLVLEFMLAKDAQAKLRLQGRYEVSLNDSWGQTEVTPESCGGTGRQAPSENACKAPGLWQHIQISFKAPELDNNGNMVSDARLAQVILNGETIQQEVTLAEASATDASPATTPLVIQGQGIAIKRLEYKQYGGDQMALRNMQYAVYEGMYRNPDTLASLQPEETGSTDTLSFRVGIQDRDMVFSGEMEIPRAGNYLFRLSTGGESWLYIDDQEVVNNQFSRNYQQFFYGGRYLEEGTHPFRIVYANRDESLVLGYQGPGIPWTTLTTVASYRRSKEVDPLPIVVENEPVIQRGFMMHGKDKNAYAMSVGLPGGLNYAYDVNAYAPLQVWHGDFLDVSLMWRDRGEPQLEQPMGANLPLVGVPTVAALSGENPSWPDSIGADQNPFTQRGYRLQNGLPIFFYHYKGVAVEDFLHATPDQTGLQREVSFDFGDTDKQELMCLLGSGRTIEQLPNGAYAIDGKRYYIENIEAAGHEPKIRQSGGQEELVVPVSGDSQVRYSIIW, encoded by the coding sequence ATGTGGAAATCTTTTGTTGGGGTTGCTGTGCTTGGCCTGTTGGTCGCTTGTCAAGGCGATGATAGCGCGCAGGAAACCGATCTTTTTGCCGAAGAAACGACCATCACCGAACTTCCTCTGACGTCCGTTTCACTGGACAATCTGGAGGCCTTTCAACCCGCCTCGAACAACGGCTGGCAGGTTGTCGGCGATGCCTATGCCGACCGTACGAAATCCCACGACTTGTCAGTCTCTGAAGGAACAGGCATCCTCGTTAGTCAGGGGCAGGACGCGGTATTGCGTACGACGTGGGAGCACGGCGATATGGACCTCGTGTTGGAATTTATGCTCGCGAAAGACGCGCAGGCGAAGCTCCGGCTGCAGGGACGCTACGAAGTCAGCCTGAACGATAGCTGGGGACAAACGGAAGTAACGCCCGAATCCTGCGGTGGAACAGGCCGGCAAGCGCCCTCCGAAAATGCCTGCAAAGCGCCCGGCTTGTGGCAACATATCCAGATCAGCTTCAAAGCACCCGAACTGGACAATAACGGCAACATGGTCTCCGATGCCCGGTTGGCCCAGGTGATCTTGAACGGCGAAACCATCCAGCAGGAGGTAACCCTCGCTGAAGCATCCGCGACGGACGCCTCTCCCGCTACCACCCCGCTCGTGATCCAGGGGCAGGGCATCGCCATTAAGAGATTGGAATACAAGCAGTACGGCGGCGATCAGATGGCGTTGCGCAACATGCAGTATGCCGTCTACGAAGGCATGTACCGCAATCCCGATACGCTGGCGAGTCTGCAACCCGAAGAAACCGGAAGCACTGATACGCTATCGTTTCGGGTGGGGATTCAGGACCGCGACATGGTGTTCAGCGGCGAGATGGAAATTCCACGGGCGGGCAACTACCTGTTCCGGCTGTCGACTGGAGGCGAAAGCTGGCTCTACATCGATGACCAGGAGGTCGTTAACAACCAATTCTCCCGCAACTACCAGCAGTTTTTCTACGGCGGTCGCTACCTGGAAGAAGGCACCCATCCCTTTCGGATCGTCTACGCCAACCGCGACGAGAGCCTGGTGCTCGGGTATCAGGGCCCTGGCATTCCGTGGACAACCCTAACAACGGTCGCATCGTACCGCCGCAGCAAAGAGGTCGATCCGCTGCCCATCGTAGTGGAAAACGAGCCGGTGATTCAGCGTGGGTTTATGATGCACGGCAAAGACAAAAACGCGTACGCGATGTCAGTCGGCCTGCCGGGTGGCCTCAATTACGCTTACGATGTGAACGCCTACGCGCCGTTGCAGGTCTGGCACGGCGATTTCCTGGACGTCTCGCTCATGTGGCGTGACCGGGGCGAGCCGCAACTGGAACAGCCCATGGGGGCCAACTTACCGCTGGTGGGCGTGCCGACCGTCGCGGCACTGTCGGGTGAAAATCCGTCGTGGCCCGACTCCATCGGGGCCGATCAGAATCCCTTCACCCAACGCGGCTATCGCCTGCAAAACGGCCTGCCCATCTTTTTCTATCACTACAAGGGCGTCGCCGTCGAAGATTTTCTGCACGCCACGCCCGATCAGACGGGGCTGCAACGAGAAGTGAGTTTTGATTTTGGGGATACCGACAAGCAGGAACTGATGTGTTTGTTGGGCAGCGGCCGTACGATTGAGCAACTTCCCAACGGCGCGTACGCCATCGACGGGAAGCGCTATTATATCGAGAACATCGAGGCGGCGGGACACGAACCTAAGATCCGCCAGAGCGGTGGACAGGAAGAGTTGGTCGTGCCTGTGTCGGGCGATAGCCAAGTCCGGTATTCTATCATCTGGTAA
- a CDS encoding glycoside hydrolase family 28 protein, whose amino-acid sequence MFSCEQPADTKTASSETATYLITAYGAVGDSVTVNTEAIQQAIDACAENGGGTVQIPKGVFSSGAIFLKEGVTLEVQEGAKLRAVAGLENFPELKNTRIAGIEMDWPSAFINIIDASHVTITGDGTIDGSGYYWWEPYWQKRDSLTGKVPGDLIDWHVPRPRLMLFQNTSECTLENVKLRNSGFWTVHICYSHDIDVTNVNIVNPVLESGKRAASSDGIDVDSSHDIAIRDCYIACDDDCIAVKSGRGSDGLRINIPTENVLIENCTFGSGHGGVSMGTETAGGIKNVLVKNCVADGNQAPIKFKPRPGRGGVIENITHEGWKVKNVKTVIDYALRNVDGSDYIDEWQEIKVPFEKATPRYRNLTIRDVEATDARTAISFLGWPLAHAENVILENVNIQAASGATFQYVDNLLLKNVTVTSDDNKMEFQEVTHKIEAE is encoded by the coding sequence TTGTTCTCCTGCGAACAACCCGCTGATACCAAGACGGCCTCTTCTGAAACGGCGACTTACCTCATCACGGCGTATGGCGCGGTGGGCGATTCGGTGACGGTGAATACGGAGGCGATTCAACAGGCTATTGACGCCTGTGCAGAAAACGGGGGTGGGACGGTCCAGATCCCGAAAGGCGTGTTTTCGTCGGGTGCGATTTTTCTGAAAGAAGGCGTGACGCTGGAGGTGCAGGAAGGCGCGAAGCTGCGGGCGGTGGCGGGACTGGAAAATTTTCCGGAACTGAAAAACACCCGCATCGCCGGCATCGAGATGGACTGGCCCTCGGCGTTTATCAACATCATCGACGCCAGCCATGTCACCATCACCGGCGATGGCACCATCGACGGATCGGGTTACTACTGGTGGGAACCGTACTGGCAGAAGCGCGACAGCCTGACGGGTAAAGTCCCCGGCGACCTGATCGACTGGCACGTGCCGCGACCCCGGCTGATGCTGTTCCAGAATACGTCGGAATGTACCCTGGAGAACGTGAAGCTGCGCAACTCCGGTTTCTGGACGGTACACATCTGTTACAGCCACGACATTGACGTCACGAACGTCAACATCGTCAACCCCGTGCTGGAATCGGGAAAACGGGCGGCGAGTTCGGACGGGATCGACGTGGATTCGAGCCACGACATTGCCATTCGTGATTGTTATATCGCCTGCGACGACGACTGCATTGCTGTGAAATCGGGGCGCGGGTCGGACGGCCTGCGCATCAACATCCCGACCGAAAATGTCCTGATCGAGAACTGCACCTTTGGGAGCGGGCACGGCGGCGTATCAATGGGTACCGAGACGGCCGGAGGCATCAAAAACGTGCTGGTGAAAAACTGCGTCGCCGATGGCAATCAGGCCCCGATTAAGTTCAAGCCGCGACCAGGGCGGGGCGGTGTCATCGAAAACATCACGCATGAAGGCTGGAAAGTAAAAAATGTAAAGACGGTGATCGACTACGCGCTGCGGAACGTCGACGGCTCCGATTACATCGACGAGTGGCAGGAGATCAAAGTACCGTTCGAGAAGGCAACCCCGCGCTACCGCAACCTCACCATCCGTGACGTAGAAGCCACCGACGCCCGCACCGCCATCAGCTTTTTAGGCTGGCCCCTGGCCCACGCCGAAAACGTCATTCTCGAAAACGTCAACATCCAGGCCGCATCAGGCGCGACGTTCCAGTACGTCGACAACCTGTTGCTGAAAAACGTGACGGTCACGTCGGACGACAACAAGATGGAATTTCAGGAAGTCACCCACAAAATTGAGGCTGAGTAA
- a CDS encoding glycoside hydrolase family 78 protein, translating into MIHKTSLLTFFLCLSLALPSWAKLSVSDLVCEYKTNPLGIATEHPRLSWQLTSNKRDVLQTAYQIRVADSEAKLKSGKDLLWDSGKISSDQSLHVPYEGKPLASGQKVYWQVQTWDNQNQKSGWSPVATWEMGLLTVADWQAQWITPAWQEDLTKAEPAPYLRKEFSLGKPIKSARIYATALGLYELQLNGKKVGDEVFTPGWTNYDQILQYQVYDVTRQLQPGSNAIGAILGDGWYRGHLGWEEENRNTYGEDLALLLQLDVTYQDGSKETIITDPSWTARKGPILASDLYNGETYDARLEQKGWSQPTFSGSGWTAVKPLDHTKNTLVTSVGSPVRKVEELKPVEFITTPKGEKVFDLGQNMVGWARLNVKGQKGDKVTLTFAEVLDKEGNFYTANLRTAKNTDVYILKGDGEEVYEPHFTFHGFRYVQVQGYPGELTPDAITGIVIHSDMEPIGNFTSSDSLLNQLQSNIQWGQKGNFLDVPTDCPQRDERLGWTGDAQVFAPTACFNMNAAPFFTKWMQDFVVDQREDGSIPWVVPNMVENGGGTGWSDGFGATGWADAVIVIPWTVYQAYGDQRILETMYPTMKGWVDYMRKHAGDRYIFDYGFHFGDWLSFAEYESYNYNAPDYGYAGAHTDKDLIATAYFYHSTGILENVARLLGKDQEAQELASLRPKIKAAFNKEFMTSTGRLTSNTQTAYALALAFGLVPNELKDMAAERLAEDVRYFGHLTTGFLGTPVLCKALSDNGYPELAYQLLFNKRYPSWLYPVTQGATTIWERWDGQRPDGTFQTVGMNSFNHYAYGAIGDWMYTTVAGLQLDPEQPGYKHTIFQPTPGGDLTNATATLKTMYGEVASGWRLDGGQMTYTVEVPANTTATVVLPNATTAAVQMDGKALSSNKVAKNVTAQDDAVKVDLGSGTYVFTYPWQKAAQ; encoded by the coding sequence GTGATACACAAAACTTCCCTACTAACCTTTTTCCTCTGCCTGAGTCTGGCACTGCCATCGTGGGCCAAGCTCTCGGTATCCGACCTGGTCTGCGAGTACAAGACCAATCCGCTGGGCATCGCCACGGAACATCCCCGGCTGAGCTGGCAACTGACCTCGAACAAGCGGGACGTGTTGCAGACCGCCTACCAGATCCGCGTCGCCGATTCAGAAGCGAAGCTGAAAAGCGGCAAGGACCTGTTATGGGACAGCGGTAAAATTAGCTCAGACCAGAGTCTCCACGTGCCCTACGAAGGGAAACCGCTTGCCTCCGGCCAAAAAGTGTACTGGCAGGTACAGACGTGGGACAATCAGAATCAGAAATCGGGCTGGAGCCCGGTGGCGACCTGGGAAATGGGCTTGCTGACCGTCGCCGATTGGCAGGCGCAGTGGATCACCCCGGCCTGGCAGGAAGACCTGACGAAGGCAGAACCAGCTCCGTACCTGCGGAAAGAATTTTCGCTTGGCAAGCCGATAAAATCTGCCCGCATCTACGCCACCGCGCTGGGATTGTACGAACTCCAACTGAACGGGAAGAAGGTCGGCGATGAGGTGTTTACGCCCGGCTGGACCAACTACGACCAGATTCTACAGTACCAGGTCTACGACGTGACCCGTCAATTGCAACCGGGCAGCAACGCCATCGGCGCGATCCTGGGCGACGGCTGGTACCGGGGGCACCTCGGCTGGGAAGAGGAAAACCGCAATACGTACGGCGAGGACCTGGCGCTGCTCCTGCAACTGGACGTCACCTACCAGGACGGTTCCAAAGAAACAATCATCACCGATCCGTCGTGGACGGCCCGCAAAGGCCCGATCCTCGCGTCCGACCTCTACAACGGCGAAACCTACGACGCCCGGCTGGAGCAGAAAGGCTGGTCGCAACCTACTTTCTCCGGTTCTGGCTGGACGGCCGTTAAACCGCTGGATCACACGAAAAACACGTTGGTCACCTCCGTCGGATCGCCCGTCCGGAAAGTAGAGGAACTGAAACCCGTCGAGTTCATCACCACCCCGAAGGGAGAGAAAGTCTTTGACCTCGGGCAGAACATGGTCGGCTGGGCGCGGCTGAACGTCAAAGGCCAGAAAGGCGATAAGGTGACGCTGACGTTCGCGGAGGTGCTCGACAAAGAAGGCAATTTTTACACCGCCAACCTGCGCACCGCCAAAAATACGGATGTCTACATCCTGAAGGGCGACGGCGAAGAAGTTTACGAGCCACACTTCACGTTCCACGGCTTCCGCTACGTGCAGGTGCAGGGCTATCCCGGTGAGCTGACGCCCGACGCCATTACCGGCATCGTGATTCATTCCGACATGGAACCTATCGGCAACTTTACCTCGTCCGACTCGCTCCTCAACCAGTTGCAGAGCAACATCCAGTGGGGGCAGAAGGGGAACTTCCTCGACGTACCGACCGACTGCCCGCAACGTGACGAACGCCTCGGCTGGACGGGCGACGCCCAGGTCTTCGCCCCGACGGCCTGTTTCAACATGAACGCCGCGCCGTTCTTCACGAAATGGATGCAGGATTTTGTGGTCGATCAGCGGGAAGACGGCAGCATTCCGTGGGTCGTACCGAACATGGTGGAAAACGGCGGCGGCACGGGCTGGTCCGACGGCTTCGGGGCGACGGGCTGGGCCGACGCGGTCATCGTCATTCCCTGGACGGTCTACCAGGCCTACGGTGACCAGCGCATCCTCGAAACGATGTACCCGACGATGAAGGGCTGGGTCGATTACATGCGGAAACACGCCGGTGATCGCTACATCTTTGATTACGGATTCCACTTCGGCGACTGGCTTTCGTTCGCGGAGTACGAAAGCTACAATTACAACGCGCCGGACTACGGCTACGCGGGCGCGCACACCGACAAAGACCTGATCGCCACGGCCTACTTCTATCACTCGACCGGCATCCTGGAAAACGTCGCCCGGCTTCTGGGCAAGGATCAGGAAGCGCAGGAACTGGCCTCCCTCCGGCCGAAGATCAAGGCCGCGTTCAATAAAGAATTTATGACCTCGACCGGGCGGCTCACGTCCAACACGCAGACGGCCTACGCACTGGCGTTAGCGTTCGGCCTCGTTCCTAATGAACTGAAAGACATGGCGGCCGAGCGACTGGCGGAAGACGTACGCTACTTCGGTCACCTGACCACGGGCTTTCTGGGCACGCCGGTCCTGTGCAAAGCCCTATCGGACAACGGTTACCCCGAACTGGCCTACCAACTTCTGTTCAACAAGCGCTATCCATCGTGGCTCTATCCCGTCACGCAGGGCGCGACTACGATCTGGGAGCGCTGGGACGGCCAACGCCCCGACGGCACCTTCCAGACGGTGGGCATGAACTCGTTCAACCACTACGCCTACGGGGCCATCGGCGACTGGATGTACACGACCGTGGCGGGACTCCAGCTCGATCCCGAACAGCCGGGCTATAAACACACGATCTTCCAACCGACACCGGGCGGCGACCTGACCAACGCTACCGCGACGCTCAAAACGATGTACGGCGAAGTGGCTTCCGGCTGGCGACTCGACGGAGGACAAATGACCTACACGGTCGAAGTGCCCGCCAACACCACCGCCACGGTCGTCCTGCCGAACGCCACCACCGCAGCAGTCCAGATGGACGGCAAAGCCCTGAGTAGCAACAAAGTCGCTAAAAACGTAACCGCGCAGGACGATGCTGTAAAAGTCGACCTGGGTTCCGGCACGTACGTCTTCACTTATCCGTGGCAGAAAGCCGCACAGTAG
- a CDS encoding SMI1/KNR4 family protein, protein MNWKKFLSRLDLLETPASFGLHPPGTPAQLHRLAAQFALVELPAALEELYTQTNGITVSTDGNGLDELVWSIEKVIEVNQSYRANLDFKSLFMSFEQLLFISASGNGDLFGFVTLQNSFERQDIFVWNHEDDSRTWVAPSLTVFLEWRLKDKING, encoded by the coding sequence ATGAATTGGAAGAAATTTTTATCAAGGCTGGACCTACTGGAAACGCCAGCATCTTTCGGCTTGCACCCGCCTGGGACACCCGCACAATTACACAGGTTAGCGGCACAGTTTGCGTTGGTGGAGTTGCCAGCTGCGTTGGAAGAGTTGTATACGCAGACGAATGGAATCACTGTATCAACCGATGGAAATGGGCTAGATGAGCTTGTTTGGTCCATTGAAAAAGTAATAGAAGTAAATCAATCCTATCGGGCTAATCTCGATTTCAAAAGTCTCTTTATGTCATTTGAACAGCTACTTTTTATATCAGCCTCAGGAAATGGAGACCTATTTGGTTTTGTGACTTTACAAAACAGCTTTGAGCGGCAGGATATTTTCGTTTGGAACCATGAAGATGATAGCAGAACATGGGTCGCGCCAAGCTTAACGGTATTTCTTGAGTGGCGGCTAAAAGATAAAATCAACGGTTAA
- a CDS encoding alpha-L-fucosidase: MRITAHLLFFFIGTLAAVAQPQKRTNYKPTWKSLAQHQPVPEWLRDAKFGIYCHWGVYSVPAYNNEHYIQHMHNTAEYSKLGTHKRHVALYGPLTEFDYHDFIPMFTGENFDADAWADLFVKGGARFAGPVAEHHDGFAMWDSDVTPFNAKDMGPHRDVVGELEQAIRKRGMKFFASLHHELNYTNVQLQPEWAGADPKYAKLYGSTMDHAEWQQMWLDKCLEVVDKYHPDIIYHDAWLEQVDQDNLRKYLAHYFTEAEKRGQDVTVTSKGADIPYNVGMEDHENSNPDRISEQPFLSDYSIGTGFSFSWGYTEGMEIRTPEDIVEKLIEVVSNNGQLLLNLSPKSDGTIPENQRVVVNEIGRWLWTFGESIYETRPYVVSGETTDEGQRVHYTTKDKRVYGIFLDWPGGDQDKLAADVQVCLKQLNGAQLKGKVKAVTLLGLKQLEECPFKMTDAGLVVTLPAKTRLPSSLAQVIRVELE; this comes from the coding sequence ATGCGCATTACTGCCCACCTCCTGTTTTTCTTCATCGGAACCCTTGCTGCCGTCGCGCAGCCCCAAAAACGTACCAACTACAAACCCACCTGGAAGTCGCTGGCACAGCACCAGCCCGTCCCCGAGTGGCTGCGCGACGCCAAGTTTGGCATCTATTGCCATTGGGGTGTCTATTCCGTACCGGCCTACAACAACGAGCACTACATCCAGCACATGCACAACACGGCGGAATACAGCAAGCTGGGCACGCACAAACGGCATGTGGCCCTGTATGGTCCGCTGACCGAATTCGACTACCACGACTTCATTCCGATGTTCACTGGCGAAAACTTCGACGCCGACGCGTGGGCCGATCTGTTCGTGAAAGGCGGGGCGCGCTTTGCCGGGCCGGTGGCTGAGCACCACGACGGCTTTGCGATGTGGGACAGCGACGTGACGCCGTTCAATGCGAAGGACATGGGACCGCACCGCGACGTGGTGGGCGAACTGGAACAGGCGATCCGCAAGCGGGGGATGAAGTTTTTCGCCTCGCTGCACCACGAACTTAACTACACGAACGTACAGTTGCAGCCCGAATGGGCCGGGGCCGACCCAAAATACGCGAAGCTCTACGGCTCCACGATGGATCACGCCGAATGGCAGCAGATGTGGCTGGACAAGTGCCTGGAGGTGGTCGATAAGTACCACCCCGACATCATCTACCACGACGCCTGGCTGGAGCAGGTCGATCAGGACAACCTCCGCAAGTACCTCGCGCACTATTTCACCGAAGCCGAGAAGCGCGGGCAGGACGTGACGGTCACCTCGAAAGGCGCCGACATTCCTTATAACGTGGGCATGGAAGACCACGAAAACTCCAACCCCGATCGGATCAGCGAACAGCCGTTTTTGAGTGATTACTCCATCGGGACGGGCTTTTCTTTCTCGTGGGGTTACACCGAGGGCATGGAGATTCGCACTCCGGAAGACATCGTCGAGAAGCTGATCGAAGTGGTGAGCAACAACGGGCAACTCCTCCTGAACCTCTCGCCCAAGTCGGACGGTACCATCCCGGAAAATCAGCGCGTGGTCGTCAACGAAATCGGGCGCTGGCTCTGGACCTTCGGCGAGTCGATTTACGAAACCCGTCCCTACGTGGTCAGCGGCGAAACCACCGACGAAGGCCAGCGCGTCCACTACACCACGAAAGACAAACGGGTCTACGGCATCTTCCTCGACTGGCCCGGCGGTGACCAGGACAAGCTGGCGGCGGATGTACAGGTCTGCCTCAAGCAACTGAACGGAGCCCAACTAAAAGGAAAGGTCAAGGCCGTCACCCTGCTGGGACTGAAGCAGCTGGAGGAGTGTCCGTTCAAAATGACCGACGCCGGTCTGGTCGTAACCCTGCCTGCCAAAACCCGGCTGCCCTCCAGCCTGGCGCAGGTCATCCGCGTCGAACTGGAATAG
- a CDS encoding DoxX family protein, giving the protein MKQLLRTAADPAIWLIRLMVGAVFLSEGLQKFLFPATRGAGRFAKIGLPSPELLGAFVGGCEVVCGLLLLLGLMTRVAAFPLLVIMIVALATTKLPLLTDEGFWTMAHEARTDWAMLLGTVFLIWKGGGAWSWDRRLLH; this is encoded by the coding sequence ATGAAACAGCTCCTGCGCACTGCGGCCGATCCGGCGATCTGGCTCATTCGGTTGATGGTCGGTGCAGTTTTCCTCTCCGAAGGCCTTCAGAAGTTTTTGTTTCCGGCCACACGGGGCGCGGGGCGCTTTGCGAAAATCGGGTTGCCGTCGCCCGAGCTGTTGGGTGCGTTCGTCGGTGGGTGCGAGGTGGTGTGCGGGCTGTTGCTGCTCCTGGGACTGATGACGCGCGTGGCGGCGTTTCCCTTGCTGGTGATTATGATAGTGGCCCTGGCCACGACCAAACTGCCGCTGCTGACCGACGAAGGGTTCTGGACGATGGCGCACGAGGCCCGGACCGACTGGGCCATGCTTCTGGGAACTGTATTTCTGATCTGGAAGGGCGGGGGCGCGTGGTCGTGGGACCGGCGTCTGCTGCACTAA